The sequence TCAGGACCGCGACCACGTCTTCATGGTATGCGTCCGCAAGCGCCCTCGCCGGAGCAAACAGCTCCAGGCCCGCTTTTTCCAGTTGCCCGTGATCCTGTTCAAGATATACCCAGATATTCTTGCATTGCAATCTTTCTTTTGTCATACCTGCCGTTCCTCACTGCCGCAAACCATTCCCTGCAGGATGTCCGCCATGCTGCCTGCGATTTCTTCTATACTGCCGTCAAGCATCACCGCGTCTTTTTCATGCGGTATGACGCAAACTTCGGTCACCTTTGTGGGGGAGCCTGCGCTTCCCGTACGTTCAGGCTCCAGAGCGTCCATGTCGCCTGGCCCTAAGATTAAAACCCGCGCTCTCATAGACGCCATTTTGCTTTTCATCGTCGGATAGCGCGGACTGACTTGCGCGTTGCCGATGGTCAGCACGCACGGCCCTTTCACCTTGATCTGATCAATAGCAGATTTACGCTCACGTAGCACAAGATAGCCGTCCTCCGCCTGCTCAAATTCCACGGCACCCGTAACCTGCGGCAGGTCCAGCGCTTCGGCCAGTTCTGCGCCTACCTGCGCCGTATCGCTGTCCATCGCCTGTTTCCCACACAAAATCAAATCAAAACCGCCGATGTTTTTTCTCTGCATGATGATGCGCGCCGCCTGCGCGAGCACATAACTGGTAGCAAGTGTATCCGCGCCGCCAAACGTCCGGTCGCTTGCCAGACACGCCTCGTCCGCCCCTACGGCAAGGCATTCCCGAAGCGCCGCTTCCGTTTGGCGCGGCCCCATGGAAAGCACGGTGACGCTGCCGCCGTGCCGCTCCTTATGCCGCACCGCCAATTCCAGCGCCAGGCGGTCGAAAGGATTGACGATACACTCGATACCGTCGCGTATCAGCGTTCCCGTCTGCGGATCGATCCGGACTTCCATATCTGCGGGTACCTGTTTGATACATACCAGTATTTCCATCCGCTTACCTCATAAGGTTGCCGGCGATTACCATGCGCTGTATCTGGTTGGTACCCTCGAGTATCTGGAAAACCTTTGCGTCGCGCATTAGCTTCTCCACAGGATATTCCCTGCTGTAGCCGTATCCGCCCAGTACCTGCAGCGCGTCGGTCACGACCTGCATTGCCATATCCGAGGAATAGCACTTTGCAATTGCCGCTTCCCTCGTCGTGCGCATACCGCTTTGCGCCATGTTCAGCGCGTGAATCATCATCTGCCGCGCGGTTTCGATTTTAATATCCATATCCGCGAGCATAAACTGTATTCCCTGATTGTATATGATAGGCTTGCCAAACGTCGTACGTTCCTTTGCATAGGCGGTTGCCTCTTCCATGGCGCGCTGCGCGATGCCGATGGTGATGGCCGCCGTAAGGATACGCTCTATGTCAAGCGTTTTCATAGCGATACCAAATCCCTTTCCTTCCTGTCCGATCAGGTTTTCGGCCGGAATATGTACATTGTCGAAGAATACGGACGTCGTATTCGAAAGCCTGAGGCCCATCTTGTCCTCCTCTTTGCCTACGCTGACGCCCTGCCTGTCGCGCTCCACCAAAAATGCGGAGATTCCCTTGGTGCCCGTCTGCTTATCCGTCATGGCAAAGACGATATAAATATCCGCAATGCCGCCGTTGGAAATGAAACACTTGTCGCCGCTTATGATGTATTCGTCGCCCTCGCGTACCGCCGTCGTGCGCGTATTTGCCGCGTCGGACCCCGCCGCCGGCTCGGTCAGGGCAAAGGCACCGTATCCGCCCGCCGCTAAAACATCAGCA comes from Christensenellaceae bacterium and encodes:
- the etfB1 gene encoding electron transfer flavoprotein subunit beta — its product is MEILVCIKQVPADMEVRIDPQTGTLIRDGIECIVNPFDRLALELAVRHKERHGGSVTVLSMGPRQTEAALRECLAVGADEACLASDRTFGGADTLATSYVLAQAARIIMQRKNIGGFDLILCGKQAMDSDTAQVGAELAEALDLPQVTGAVEFEQAEDGYLVLRERKSAIDQIKVKGPCVLTIGNAQVSPRYPTMKSKMASMRARVLILGPGDMDALEPERTGSAGSPTKVTEVCVIPHEKDAVMLDGSIEEIAGSMADILQGMVCGSEERQV
- a CDS encoding acyl-CoA dehydrogenase is translated as MGYLLTPESQELVSMVKNFAEREIKEQCKAYDVSGEFPADIMEKTLATQLHLIEVPEEHGGMGLDLVTVAAIYEEMAKADAGIPSTLATSAMALKPVMMAGTAQQVKKVADVLAAGGYGAFALTEPAAGSDAANTRTTAVREGDEYIISGDKCFISNGGIADIYIVFAMTDKQTGTKGISAFLVERDRQGVSVGKEEDKMGLRLSNTTSVFFDNVHIPAENLIGQEGKGFGIAMKTLDIERILTAAITIGIAQRAMEEATAYAKERTTFGKPIIYNQGIQFMLADMDIKIETARQMMIHALNMAQSGMRTTREAAIAKCYSSDMAMQVVTDALQVLGGYGYSREYPVEKLMRDAKVFQILEGTNQIQRMVIAGNLMR